From the Huiozyma naganishii CBS 8797 chromosome 2, complete genome genome, one window contains:
- the MED6 gene encoding mediator complex subunit MED6 (similar to Saccharomyces cerevisiae MED6 (YHR058C); ancestral locus Anc_5.324), producing the protein MDIPLDELQWKSPEWIQAFGLRTDNVLDYFSESPFFDKTSNNHVIKMQRQFSQLPVDGMPQPQGPGGTAPDGSKSATLGDSQEFSHLDPLRREVLGKYPLYMTMERELCKLRGVEYVLACVREPDFWVVKKQRRLSPRRTEPMQDYYIIGANVYQSPSMFKILQNRMMSASYHLSNTLNDLQKLVHFQPSQGVQFKTQSTATDGAVQGATQGAATTTPMPGTAPNTALGPLSAVPTTAAGSAQTAGNTSPYENGTRELISKEMMDKLMATSIRSQPECIQ; encoded by the coding sequence TCTCCCGAGTGGATCCAAGCGTTTGGGTTGCGGACGGATAACGTGCTGGACTACTTCTCGGAATCGCCCTTCTTCGACAAGACCTCTAACAACCATGTTATCAAGATGCAGCGGCAGTTCTCGCAACTGCCCGTGGACGGCATGCCACAGCCGCAGGGTCCCGGTGGGACCGCCCCAGACGGGTCGAAATCGGCCACGCTGGGCGACTCGCAAGAGTTCTCGCACTTGGACCCGCTCCGCAGAGAGGTGCTGGGAAAGTACCCGCTGTACATGACGATGGAGCGGGAATTGTGCAAGCTGCGGGGTGTTGAGTACGTCCTGGCGTGTGTGCGGGAGCCGGACTTCTGGGTGGTCAAGAAACAGCGGCGTTTATCGCCGCGGCGGACGGAACCGATGCAGGACTACTACATCATCGGCGCCAACGTGTACCAGTCCCCCAGCATGTTCAAGATACTCCAGAACCGGATGATGTCCGCTAGTTACCACCTGTCAAACACACTGAACGACCTGCAGAAACTGGTACACTTCCAACCTTCACAGGGAGTCCAATTCAAGACGCAGAGCACCGCCACGGACGGGGCCGTCCAGGGAGCCACACAGGGGGCTGCTACAACGACACCCATGCCGGGGACCGCACCAAACACGGCGCTCGGCCCTCTATCGGCGGTCCCGACTACGGCAGCAGGGTCCGCCCAGACTGCGGGGAACACCTCGCCCTACGAGAACGGCACCCGCGAACTTATCTCGAAGGAGATGATGGACAAGCTGATGGCTACGAGCATCAGGTCCCAACCGGAGTGCATCCAGTAG